From the Buteo buteo chromosome 1, bButBut1.hap1.1, whole genome shotgun sequence genome, one window contains:
- the TRMT44 gene encoding putative tRNA (uracil-O(2)-)-methyltransferase isoform X2 codes for MGLLGAAAVRDGGAALPHGFWAAVRVWLEKPQVANRRLCGAAIEAEGTVPLGEGGEASPPLAAVRAGGSGGGREVRSAGAAELGRLWREVRGQVPPPLTGWGGPGRRSELRAVLRTLLPRGRPGGPPAPPTKELAVQDVYNGTVTFLPLEENSEGKYQIKKCNIYQIQLTHIKDEEWSLSVVAPFPEDWFSDGIAYPKLAWLGNELLSKLAKWSVEQKPNEFKSTLSLISVAKYSKVYQNLKEKYKEMVKVWPEVTDPEKFVYEDVAIATYLLILWEEERKEKGLTKKQSFVDLGCGNGLLVHILNNEGESTIMPGDSHLFPDTDWLIGNHSDELTPWIPVIAARSSYSCCYFVLPCCFFDFHGKYSRRQSKKTQYREYLDFVAEVGSVCGFHVEEDCLRIPSTKRVSLIGKKRIYPPAECALIDKQITQYINNRQTCAVVMCDRRVGFNHKDHSDGSCKEEGSELPKNETETAGTTWMPGFQPREKVVQIRNCASLPRDFVDDVVLNVAKLLLSATPPKSCSNMHGGNTDIWNQGESLSLKEVAEHLNKETLKRLKSECGGLQTLLKNNHQVFEVLNGRVHIRDWRKEKPSRKTKPEVKRHLSADAFKTRLCWFFIHHPDGCSLPSESCPYAHGTEDLRQSQVIKKKKHLQ; via the exons atggggctgctgggggcggCGGCTGTGCGGGATGGCGGCGCCGCGCTGCCTCACGGCTTCTGGGCGGCGGTGCGCGTCTGGCTGGAGAAGCCGCAGGTGGCCAACAGGCGGCTGTGCGGCGCCGCCATCGAGGCGGAGGGGACGGTGCcgctcggggaggggggagaagcgTCTCCCCCCCTCGCCGCCGTGCGGGCaggcgggagcggcggggggcgggAGGTGCGATCTGCCGGGGCGGCGGAGCTGGGCCGGCTGTGGCGGGAGGTGCGCGGCCAGGTGCCGCCGCCCCTCACGGGctggggcgggccgggccgccgctCCGAGCTCCGCGCCGTGCTGAGGACGCTGCTGCCccgggggcggcccggcggcccgcccgccccgccgacGAAGGAGCTGGCGGTCCAAG ATGTTTACAATGGAACTGTGACTTTTCTGCCTTTGGAGGAAAACAGTGAAGGAAAATACCAGATTAAAAAGTGCAATATTTATCAAATTCAACTTACACACATAAAAGATGAGGAATG gtctcTGTCTGTTGTAGCTCCATTTCCAGAAGATTGGTTTTCAGATGGAATTGCATACCCCAAACTAGCATGGCTTGGAAATGAACTTTTGTCCAAACTGGCTAAATGGTCTGTAGAGCAAAAACCTAATGAGTTTAAAAGTACACTCTCGCTCATTTCTGTAGCAAAATACAGCAAGGTTTATcaaaatcttaaagaaaaatacaaagagatGGTAAAG gtgtGGCCTGAAGTGACAGACCCTGAGAAATTTGTTTATGAAGATGTTGCCATTGCCACTTACTTGCTG ATTctttgggaagaagagagaaaggaaaaagggttGACCAAGAAACAGTCATTTGTAGATCTTGGATGTGGAAATGGTTTGCTGGTTCATATTCTAAACAATGAAGGG gaGTCTACAATCATGCCCGGTGACAGTCATCTCTTCCCAGATACTGACTGGCTCATAGGAAACCATTCAGATGAATTAACACCATGGATACCTGTAATTGCAGCTAG GTCTTCCTATTCATGCTGCTACTTTGTGCTGCCATGTTGCTTCTTTGATTTCCACGGAAAATACAGCCGAagacaaagcaagaaaactcaGTACAGAGAGTATCTTGATTTTGTTGCCGAAGTGGGATCCGTATGCGGCTTTCACGTGGAAGAAGATTGCCTTAGAATTCCATCAACAAAAAGG GTAAGccttattggaaaaaaaaggatctaTCCACCTGCAGAATGTGCTCTGATTGACAAGCAGATAACACAGTATATTAATAATCGTCAGACCTGTGCTGTGGTCATGTGTGACAGAAGAGTTGGATTTAATCATAAGGATCACTCTGATGGTTCATGCAAAGAAGAAGGCTCAGAACTTCCCAAAAATGAGACTGAGACTGCTGGTACAACTTGGATGCCTGGATTTCAACCCAGAGAAAAAGTAGTACAAATCAGAAATTGTGCTTCCCTCCCTCGAGATTTTGTAGATGATGTGGTTCTCAATGTGGCAAAATTGCTGTTAAGTgcaaccccccccaaatcatGTTCTAATATGCATGGTGGAAATACAGATATCTGGAATCAAGGAG AAAGCCTTTCTTTGAAAGAAGTAGcagaacatttaaataaagagaCTTTAAAAAGGCTAAAGAGTGAATGTGGAGGCCTGCAGACACTACTCAAGAACAATCATCAAGTATTCGAAG TTCTAAATGGGAGAGTTCATATTCGTgactggagaaaagagaaaccaTCAAGGAAAACTAAGCCTGAAGTGAAACGACACCTTTCAGCTGATGCATTTAAAACACGGCTCTGTTGGTTTTTCATTCATCATCCTGATGGTTGTTCTTTGCCTTCTGAATCTTGCCCATATGCTCATGGAACTGAGGACCTAAGGCAGTCTCaggttattaaaaagaaaaaacatctacAGTAA
- the TRMT44 gene encoding putative tRNA (uracil-O(2)-)-methyltransferase isoform X1, which yields MGLLGAAAVRDGGAALPHGFWAAVRVWLEKPQVANRRLCGAAIEAEGTVPLGEGGEASPPLAAVRAGGSGGGREVRSAGAAELGRLWREVRGQVPPPLTGWGGPGRRSELRAVLRTLLPRGRPGGPPAPPTKELAVQDVYNGTVTFLPLEENSEGKYQIKKCNIYQIQLTHIKDEEWSLSVVAPFPEDWFSDGIAYPKLAWLGNELLSKLAKWSVEQKPNEFKSTLSLISVAKYSKVYQNLKEKYKEMVKVWPEVTDPEKFVYEDVAIATYLLILWEEERKEKGLTKKQSFVDLGCGNGLLVHILNNEGHSGRGIDVRRRKIWDMYGPETHLEESTIMPGDSHLFPDTDWLIGNHSDELTPWIPVIAARSSYSCCYFVLPCCFFDFHGKYSRRQSKKTQYREYLDFVAEVGSVCGFHVEEDCLRIPSTKRVSLIGKKRIYPPAECALIDKQITQYINNRQTCAVVMCDRRVGFNHKDHSDGSCKEEGSELPKNETETAGTTWMPGFQPREKVVQIRNCASLPRDFVDDVVLNVAKLLLSATPPKSCSNMHGGNTDIWNQGESLSLKEVAEHLNKETLKRLKSECGGLQTLLKNNHQVFEVLNGRVHIRDWRKEKPSRKTKPEVKRHLSADAFKTRLCWFFIHHPDGCSLPSESCPYAHGTEDLRQSQVIKKKKHLQ from the exons atggggctgctgggggcggCGGCTGTGCGGGATGGCGGCGCCGCGCTGCCTCACGGCTTCTGGGCGGCGGTGCGCGTCTGGCTGGAGAAGCCGCAGGTGGCCAACAGGCGGCTGTGCGGCGCCGCCATCGAGGCGGAGGGGACGGTGCcgctcggggaggggggagaagcgTCTCCCCCCCTCGCCGCCGTGCGGGCaggcgggagcggcggggggcgggAGGTGCGATCTGCCGGGGCGGCGGAGCTGGGCCGGCTGTGGCGGGAGGTGCGCGGCCAGGTGCCGCCGCCCCTCACGGGctggggcgggccgggccgccgctCCGAGCTCCGCGCCGTGCTGAGGACGCTGCTGCCccgggggcggcccggcggcccgcccgccccgccgacGAAGGAGCTGGCGGTCCAAG ATGTTTACAATGGAACTGTGACTTTTCTGCCTTTGGAGGAAAACAGTGAAGGAAAATACCAGATTAAAAAGTGCAATATTTATCAAATTCAACTTACACACATAAAAGATGAGGAATG gtctcTGTCTGTTGTAGCTCCATTTCCAGAAGATTGGTTTTCAGATGGAATTGCATACCCCAAACTAGCATGGCTTGGAAATGAACTTTTGTCCAAACTGGCTAAATGGTCTGTAGAGCAAAAACCTAATGAGTTTAAAAGTACACTCTCGCTCATTTCTGTAGCAAAATACAGCAAGGTTTATcaaaatcttaaagaaaaatacaaagagatGGTAAAG gtgtGGCCTGAAGTGACAGACCCTGAGAAATTTGTTTATGAAGATGTTGCCATTGCCACTTACTTGCTG ATTctttgggaagaagagagaaaggaaaaagggttGACCAAGAAACAGTCATTTGTAGATCTTGGATGTGGAAATGGTTTGCTGGTTCATATTCTAAACAATGAAGGG CATTCAGGTAGAGGAATTGAtgtgaggagaagaaaaatatgggaCATGTATGGACCAGAAACTCATTTAGAG gaGTCTACAATCATGCCCGGTGACAGTCATCTCTTCCCAGATACTGACTGGCTCATAGGAAACCATTCAGATGAATTAACACCATGGATACCTGTAATTGCAGCTAG GTCTTCCTATTCATGCTGCTACTTTGTGCTGCCATGTTGCTTCTTTGATTTCCACGGAAAATACAGCCGAagacaaagcaagaaaactcaGTACAGAGAGTATCTTGATTTTGTTGCCGAAGTGGGATCCGTATGCGGCTTTCACGTGGAAGAAGATTGCCTTAGAATTCCATCAACAAAAAGG GTAAGccttattggaaaaaaaaggatctaTCCACCTGCAGAATGTGCTCTGATTGACAAGCAGATAACACAGTATATTAATAATCGTCAGACCTGTGCTGTGGTCATGTGTGACAGAAGAGTTGGATTTAATCATAAGGATCACTCTGATGGTTCATGCAAAGAAGAAGGCTCAGAACTTCCCAAAAATGAGACTGAGACTGCTGGTACAACTTGGATGCCTGGATTTCAACCCAGAGAAAAAGTAGTACAAATCAGAAATTGTGCTTCCCTCCCTCGAGATTTTGTAGATGATGTGGTTCTCAATGTGGCAAAATTGCTGTTAAGTgcaaccccccccaaatcatGTTCTAATATGCATGGTGGAAATACAGATATCTGGAATCAAGGAG AAAGCCTTTCTTTGAAAGAAGTAGcagaacatttaaataaagagaCTTTAAAAAGGCTAAAGAGTGAATGTGGAGGCCTGCAGACACTACTCAAGAACAATCATCAAGTATTCGAAG TTCTAAATGGGAGAGTTCATATTCGTgactggagaaaagagaaaccaTCAAGGAAAACTAAGCCTGAAGTGAAACGACACCTTTCAGCTGATGCATTTAAAACACGGCTCTGTTGGTTTTTCATTCATCATCCTGATGGTTGTTCTTTGCCTTCTGAATCTTGCCCATATGCTCATGGAACTGAGGACCTAAGGCAGTCTCaggttattaaaaagaaaaaacatctacAGTAA